The window TCTCCGAAGTCACCGACGTCATCGACTTCGTGAGCGTCCACTGGTACGCGGGCGGCTCCGACACCACCGCCGAGGATGCCATGACCAGGCTGACCAGCCTGCCCGGCGAACTGCGGGAGGTACGCAGCCAGATCGACCGGTACGCGGGCGCCGGCTCACCGCGCCTCGGCATCGCCCTCACCGAAATCAACACCAACACCGGCGGCGCCAGGCTCACCGCCCGACCCAACGGCCTTTTCGCCGCCGACGCGTTCATGACGGCTCTGGAGAACGGCGTCTTCACCGTCGACTGGTGGAACACCCACAACGGCCCGGACCAGATCACCACCGTCGACGGCGAGACCGATTACGGCGACATGGGAATGCTGTCCAGCGGTTCCTGCACCGGTGACGTCTGCGAACCGGCAACGAACACACCGTTCCACCCGTACTACGGCATGAAGATGACCGGCGAACTGGGCACCGCGGGCGACACCCTGGTCGCCACCGCGTCCTCCGCACAGGACGTCTCCGCACACGCCGTGCACCGTCGCGACGGACGTCTGAGCGTCCTGCTCATCAACAAGAACCCGGACGCCGCCCGGACCGTGGGCCTTGAGTACACGGGCTTCACCCCGTCCGCCGCCACCCCCGAGGTCCGCCGCTACGCGCGCGGCGACAGCGACATCACCCACGTCACCGACGGCGGGTCGTCCGCCTCCCGGGTCACCGTGCCGCCGCACGGGATGCTCACCGTCACCCTCACCCCACAAGCCGGCACCGGGCCCGGTGCCTCTGATGCCGAGGCCCCGGGGACCCCGCGACTGGAGGCGGTGACCGACACCACCGCGCGCCTGTCCTGGGAGAGTGCGCGGGGCTCCGCCCGCTACCTGGTCCAGGAACGCGACGGCGCCCACACCTGGCTGGTCGGCGAGACCACCGGCACGTCCGTGACCCTGCGGAACCTGCCCCCGGGCACCACCCACACAGTCAACGTGCTGGCGGCCGACGCCTCGGGACGGCTCTCCGCCCCGTCCACTCCACTGACCTTCACCACCGGCACCCCGCCGGACGCCACCTGCGTGGTGACCTACCACCGCGACACGGGCTGGGGCAACGGATTCGTGGCCACGGTCACCGTCCAGAACCTCTCGGACACCCCGATCACCGGCTGGACCGTGGACTGGGACTGGCCGACCGACCGTCAGTCGGTGACCTCCGGCTGGAACGCCACGTTCCACCAGACCGGCCGGCACGTACGGGTGACCGCTCCCGAGGATGCCGGGCCGCTGGCTCCGAACGGTGGGTCGACGGCCTCGTTCGGCTTCGTCGGCGCCAATGACGGGCCCAACCCGGAACCGACGGTCTTCCGCCTCAACGGCACCGTCTGCTCCAGCGGCTGACGCCCGGCCCGCCCGGGACCAGTGACAGGGTGACCTGCTCCCGGGCGGGCCGGCCGACCCCCATCGTGGCCCAGGCCGGCCCAAGCGCAGCCGAAGCAGTGGCGTAGGTGACCTCAGCCGACACCTCGCAGGTCAGCGTCCGCCGCCGGCGGGAAGGAGACCACGGCTCGGACGCCATCCAGCACAAAACCCCTTCCGCTGCACCCGGATCCACCACTCGACCAGCCTCTGCCCGCCCCGGCCCTGACAGGTGCAGGCCGAGCAAGCGGAACGGCCGGTAAGCCTGTGGGCGCCCGTTTCCCGTTCGCCTGTACGGCCGTCACAGGTGACCTTCGGTGCCGCAAGGTCGATACTGCCGGTAGGAACGCTCCGGCTTACCCGTGTCCGCCCGTCCGAGTTCATTGATGCCCCGTCAGTAGAGTCAGCGTCAGTACCGCCCCGCTTTCGACCGTCACGGACCGTCAAGATCAACAACAGCCGTCACGTGCCCCGACCAGCAAAGGCGCAGGTCGGAGCCGCACTCGCTAAGATCACTGGGAGGTATCGATGAAAATGCTCATCAATGTCGCCGAGACCGTCGTGGCGGACGCGCTGCGTGGCATGGCGGCGGCCCACCCCGAGCTGACGGTCGACGTGGAGAACCGGGTGGTCGTGCGGCGGGACACGCCCGTGGCGGGGAAGGTCGCGCTGGTCTCGGGCGGCGGGTCCGGGCACGAGCCGCTGCACGGCGGGTTCGTCGGGCCCGGGATGCTCTCGGCGGCCTGTCCGGGGGAGGTCTTCACCTCGCCGGTGCCGGACCAGATGCTGCGGGCTGCGGCGGCCGTGGACAGCGGGGCGGGCGTCCTGTTCATCGTGAAGAACTACACCGGCGACGTGCTCAACTTCGACATGGCCGCCGAACTCGCCGAGGACGAGGGCATCCAGATCGCGAAGGTGCTGGTCAACGATGACGTGGCGGTGACCGACAGCCTGTACACGGCCGGGCGGCGCGGTACCGGCGCGACCTTGTTCGTGGAGAAAATCGCGGGCGCCGCGGCCGACGAGGGGCAGCCGCTCGAGCGGGTGGAGTCGATCGGCCGGCAGGTCAACGAGAACTCCCGCAGCTTCGGCGTCGCGCTGAGCGCCTGCACCACCCCGGCCAAGGGCAGCCCCACCTTCGACCTGCCCGCCGGTGAGCTGGAGCTCGGTATCGGCATCCACGGCGAGCCGGGCCGGGAGCGGCGGCCGATGATGACCTCGCGCGAGATCGCCGACTTCGCGGTGCACGCGATCCTGGAGGACATGAGCCCGCGCAACCCCGTGCTGCTGCTGGTCAACGGCATGGGTGCGACCCCGCTGCTGGAGCTGTACGGCTTCAACGCGGAGGTGCACCGGGTGCTCGCCGAGCGAGGCGTGCCCGTCGCCCGCACGCTGGTGGGCAACTACGTCACCTCCCTGGACATGGCGGGCGCCTCGGTCACCCTGTGCCAGATCGACGAGGAACTGCTGCGGCTGTGGGACGCGCCGGTGAGCACACCGGGCCTGCGCTGGGGCAGGTGAGCCGGCGAGCGCATCGACCGTACCTACCACGCAAGGGAGATCCAGTGCTCGACGCCGACTTTTTCCGCCGCTGGATGACGGCGACCGCCGTGTCCGTGGCCCGCGAGGCGGAATGGCTCACCGCCCTCGACTCCCCCATCGGGGACGCCGACCACGGCAGCAATCTTCAGCGCGGGTTCACGGCCGTACGGGCCGCGCTGGAGAAGGAGGACCCGCAGACACCCGGCGCGGTCCTGGTGCTCGCCGGGCGGCAGCTGATCTCGACGGTCGGCGGCGCGTCGGGGCCGCTGTACGGGACGCTGCTGCGACGCACCGGCAAGGCACTCGGGGACGCCGCCGAGGTGAGCGAGAAGCACCTCGCCGATGCGCTGCGGGCCGGGGTGGACGGGGTCATGACGCTGGGCGGGGCCGCACCGGGCGACAAGACCATGATCGACGCGCTGGTCCCCGCGGTGGACGCACTCGGTGACGGCTTCTCGGCTGCCCGGGCCGCCGCCGAGGCGGGCGCCAAGGCGACCACCCCCCTGCTGGCCCGCAAGGGCCGGGCGAGCTATCTGGGCGAGCGCAGCATCGGTCACCAGGACCCGGGGGCCACCTCGTCCGCCCTGCTGATCGCCGCACTTGCCGAATCCGCCGCGGAGGTGGCGTGACATGAGCGGCGAGAAGGCGGTCGGGATCGTACTGGTGTCGCACAGCGCCGAGGTGGCGTCGTCGGTTCTCGAACTGGCGAAGGGACTGGCGGGCGGCGCGGCGGGCGTGCCCGTGGCCGCCGCCGGGGGCCGGGAGGACGGCGGGCTGGGCACCAGTGCCGAACTGGTCGCCGCGGCCGCCGCGGCCGTGGACCAGGGCGCCGGGGTGGCCCTGCTCACCGACCTCGGCAGCGCGGTGCTCACCGTGAAGGCGCTGCTCGCCGAGGGTGACGAACTGCCCGAGAACACACGGCTGCTGGACGCCCCGTTCGTCGAGGGCGCGGTCGCCGCGGTGGTCACGGCGGCGGCGGGAGCCGACCTGGACGCCGTGGAGGCGGCGGCCTCGGAGGCGTACGGCTACCGGAAGGTGTGAGGGGAGGCGGGGGCGGACGGCGCGGTTCGTCCTACCGCGGCGTCGCCTTCCCGCCGTTCACCACAGGCGGGCGGCGCGGTTCGTCCGCCTGCCCCGTCGCCCTCCCGCCGTTCACCACGGGCGGGCGGCGCAGGTCACTCGTCCGCGGGGTCGCCCTCCCCGCCGTCCGCCACAGGCGGCCGACGCCCCGGGGCCTCCGCCGACGGCGTCGCCGTGCCGCTGTTCACCAGTCGGCGTGCCAGCCGTTCGCCGGTGGCGACGGCGGCCGCGTGGTCCTCGATGGCGCCGATCCGGGAGTCCTGGAAGACGATGTAGGTCACGCCGGAGCGGACACCGCCGCCGTGGGGGTCGGCGGGGATGCCCAGGCGCCGGGCGGTGGCGTAGGAGGCCTCGCCGATCACCTCGCGCGGCCCGATGTCGCCGACGACCGCGTACTGCACACGGTCCCGGTAGACGACGGCCGCGACCGATCCCCCGCCCACGCCGTGGGCGCGGTGGTCCCAGATTCGGCTGGGGGCGGGCAGGACCACGTACGGCAGCCGTGCGGCGTCCAGGCGGCGGCCGTCGGACTGCTCGTAGGCGGCGGTCGGGGAGAACTGCGGGTCGGTACGGCGGTTGCAGCGCGCGGTGGGCCGTCCGTCGCAGTCGATGTCCATGTCGGCCTTCCAGAAGACGGCGCCGGGCAGTCCGCACACCGGGACGGTGGCGGGCTGCCCGGCGCCGAGGCGGTAGTGGCCGCGGGAGACCGGCGTGCAGTCACGCACCCTGGCCAGCAGGTCGGCGGCCTGGACACCGTCGTCGCCGTGCGCCGCGGGCTCCCCGCGGGTGCGGTACGCGTACGGCACGGTGGGCGTCGGCAGAGTCGTGAGGGCGAGCAGGGCGGTACTCGCCGCGACGAGCGCCAGCGGCTGGGCACGCACAGTGAGGACCCCTCTCCTCGGGACATGACGGGCATTCACCCCACAGGGGATGAATCGCGGAGCAATCGGTCGCGTGGCCCACGTTAGGGGAACGGGCGACGCATGGCCCGCACCGCCCATCGGGCGGCCGGGGGCCCGGATCCCTACCGGCCCGGCCCCCGGACCGCCCGTGACGACGCGGGAGGCAGCGACGACAGCTGCCCGCGCCACGGCGTGAACTCCCCTGTGGTGACGGGGAGTTCAGCCCGGAAGGAGCCTCAGCATACGTAACGCCCCGGGACTCCCACCAACCCCGGCCCCCTTGATGCGCTCCGGCCAACCCGTCATATTGGTCCGGACCATTGCCCCGCACGGTGTGCGGGGCCGCCCACGCCGCCACTCCTGGGAGGCAGACCCGTGCGATGCGTTCCCGCCCCCGCTTCCCGCCGTCTCCGCGTGCCCGGGCGTGTCGTGGCACTGTGCGGTGCGCTGGTGCTGCTCGCCTCCTGCGGCCGGAACGCCGCGGACGACGGGGAGGGCGGCCGGCTGCCCGGTGCGCCGACCGGCGTCACCGCCGCCGCGGGAAGCGCGACCAGCGTGCACGTGATGTGGAACGCGCTGCCCGCAGCCTCGGACATCGCCGGGTACGAGGTGTACCGCGACGCCACGAAGGTGACGGCCGTACCGGCCCGTGAGCGCATGGTGGACGTCACCCGGCTCAGCCCGTCGACCACGTACGTCTTCACCGTCCGGGCGCGTGGCACCGACGGCCGGCTCGGTCCGCGCAGCCGGCCGGTGCGGGCGAGGACACCGGCCGCCGTCGCGGCCGACCACTCGGCTCCCAGCCGCCCGCTCGACGTGCGCGGCCGGGCGGTGGGCAGCCGGGCCGTCCAACTGTCCTGGTCGCGCTCGACGGACGACCGGGGCGTGGTGTCGTACGACGTCCACCAGGGCGGTACGAAGATCCACAGCGTCGGCGGCAGCCAGACCGCCACCGTGGTCACCGGCCTGCGGCCGGGCACGTCCTACGTGTTCACCGTGCGGGCCCGTGACGCGGCCGACAACCTGTCCTCCGCCAGTGCCGCCGTCCGGCTCACCACCGCGCCGGGCTCCGACGGCGGGCGGGCCACCGCACCGTCGTCCTTCCGCGCCGCGACCCACCAGGCGGACGGGGCGCACTACCTCGACCTGAGCTGGGTCCCGCCGCACACCGACGGTGTGGTGACGCAGTACCAGATCCAGTTGGACGGGCAGCCGGCCACCTCCCTCGTCTGGGGCGGCACGGCGCCCCGCGAGAAGGCCTCGTACAGCTTCTACCTGGGGCGCGAGGCCGGGGTCGGCCACCGGGTGCGGATCCGGGCGATGCTCCCGGACGGCACCTGGGGCGGCTTCTCACCCGAACGGTCGGTGACGACCGGGAAACCGTGAACTCCCGGCCGCGCGACAACTGCAGGGATGCCCCGGGCACCCGACCGGGTGTCGGCCGCTCGGGCGGTGCCCACCCGTACGGCCGCGCCCCGCATGCGGGGGGCGGCCGGGAGACGTTGGCTGGCTCCGAGGCAGCACGGGCGATTCCCCTATCTCCGGCGGCACATGGGATGGTCCGCCGACCGTGCCGCCGGAGGACAGACCCATGCGCCACACTCAGCCACCCTCCCGCTCCATAGCCGTCGCCGTGACGGCTACCGCACTCTCACTCGGTCTCTCCACCGGCGCCGCCCACGCCGCCGGGATATCCGTGACCGCCAACGGCTCGACCGTGACCGTGACGACCAGCGTCTGCAGCCAGGTCAACGGCAGTTGGGGCACGGCCTCGCTGCTCTCCGCCGGCCAGACGAGCTTCACCCAAGGACGCCAGGTGGCGCTCACCGGGACGGCCGGTGGCCAGTCCGCCGCCTGGCAGAGCGTGAGCCCGGGCACCTACACCGTGGCCGTCGTCTGCGCGAACAACATCTCGGCGGGCACTCAGTCCGTCGCCGTCACCGGCGGCCGCGCCACCGCGACGGCTGCGCCCACGTACCGGCAACCGGCCGCGCCCACGTACCGGCAACCGGCCGCGCCCACGTACCGGCAGCCGGCCGCACCTACGTACCGGCAACCGGCCGCGCCGAACGTCGCACCCACCTTCGCGCCGAACGGCGTGCGCACGTACGCGCCGAACGCCGTGCCCACGGTGGTGCCGACTCGCGGTGTGCTGGGCGGCCTGGGCGGGGGCGTCAAGGACTACGGCACCGTCACGCTCGCGACCGGCGGGACCCTGGTCGGGGCGGCGATGGTCGCCACCGGGTGGGTGCTGCGGCGCCGTTCGAAGGCCCACCGGTACTGACGGCCTGCCGCAGCCGCACCACTACCGGCCGCCCCTCCGAGTCACACCCGTACCGACCACCCCGCCGGGCCCGACCGACCTCATTCCGGGCCCCGGCCGGGCCATTCGGCTTCGCCGCCGGGCGATTCCGTTACGCCGCCGGGCGATCCCGGGTCCCCACCGGGCAATTCCACGCCCCCGCCCGGCGATTCCGAGTCCTGACCGGACCGTTCCGTCTGTTCGCCGGGCAGTTCGGTGAACTCCTCCAGCGCATGGCGCAGCCACTGCGTCCAGAAGGTCTCCAGGTCGACACCGCCCCGCAGGACCAGATGCCGCAGCCGGTCCTCCGGACTGTCCTTGCCGGGCGGGAAGTCACGCTCCTCGATCTCCCGGTACTCCGCCAACTGCCGCTCATGCAACTCCAGATGGCGCTCCAGGTCGGCCCGGAGGCCCGCGGTGCCCACCACGGCCGCGGCACGCAGCCGCAGCAGCAGGGCGTCGCGGTACGGCTTCGGATCCTGGGAGGTGGCGGTCCAGCGGGCCAGTTCCGCGCGGCCCGCGGGCAGCACCTCGTAGTCCTTCTTCTGCCCGCGGGCCGGTTCCTTCGCCGGCAGGCCGCGGATCAGGCCGGCGGCCTCCAGTCGTCCCAGCTCGCGATAGATCTGCTGATGCGTCGCCGACCAGAAGTAGCCGATGGACTTGTCGAAGCGGCGCGTCAGCTCGAGCCCCGACGACGGCTTTTCGAGCAGCGCGGTGAGGATCGCGTGCGGAAGTGACATGGGGATCATCCTAGGGACGGGCCGCCCACACGCCCGGCCCCGCGAGAGCGCCGCCGGTGGTCTCCTACAGGGCCGCCGCCAGTTCCGTGCCCTGTTTGACGGCACGCTTGGCGTCGAGTTCGGCGGCCTCGTCCGCGCCGCCGATCAGACGCGGGCGGCGCCCGGCGGCGACCAGTTCCTCGTACAGGTCGCGCCGGGGCTCTTGTCCGGTGCACAGCACGATCGTGTCGACCTCCAGGACCGTGCTCGCGCCGCCGACGGTGATGTGCAGGCCCTGGTCGTCGATCCGGTCGTAGCGCACGCCGGGCACCATGGTGACCCCGCGGTGCCTGAGTTCGGTGCGGTGGATCCAGCCGGTCGTGGTGCCCAGTGCGGCGCCGACCTTGGTGGTGCTGCGCTGGAGCAGGTGCACCGTGCGCGGCGGCGCGGGCCGCCGCGGCGCGGTGAGTCCGCCGGGCTCGCGCTGGTCCATGTCGACTCCCCAGAGCCGGAAGTACGCCGCCGGGTCCTCGCTCGCCCCGTCACCGCCGTCGGTGAGGTACTCGGCCACGTCGAAGCCGATGCCGCCGGCGCCGAGGATCGCCACCTTCTCGCCGACAGCCGCGCCGTCGCGCAGTACGTCGAGGTAGCCGAGGACGCTCGGGTGGCCGACGCCGGGGATGTCGGGGGTGCGCGGAGTGACGCCGGTGGCGACGACGGTCTCGTCGTAGTCCGCGAGGTCGCCGGCGCTCACCCGCGTGTTCAGCCGTACGTCCACGCCGTGCGCGGCGAGTTGGTGGCGGAAGTAGCGCAGCGTCTCGCCGAACTCCTGCTTGCCGGGGACCTTGCGGGCCACGTTGAGCTGTCCGCCGATCTCGTCCGCCGCGTCGAACAGGGTGACCTGGTGGCCGCGTTCGGCGGCCGAGACCGCGCAGGCGAGCCCGGCCGGTCCGGCGCCGACGACCGCGACCCGCTTGCGCCGCCGGGTCGGGGACAGGACCAGTTCGGTCTCGTGGCAGGCGCGCGGGTTGACCAGGCAGGAGGTGATCTGCCCGCTGAAGGTGTGGTCGAGGCAGGCCTGGTTGCAGCCGATGCAGGTGTTGATGGCCTCGGGGCGGCCGGCGGCGGCCTTGGCGACGAAGTCCGGGTCGGCGAGCATCGGGCGGGCCACGGACACCATGTCGGCGTACCCGTCGGCAAGCAACTGCTCGGCGACCTCGGGCGTGTTGATGCGGTTGGTGGTGACGAGGGGGACGGAGACCCGGCCCATCAGCCTCTTGGTGGCGAACGCGTAGGCGCCGCGCGGTACGGAGGTGGCGATGGTGGGGATGCGGGCCTCGTGCCAGCCGATGCCGGTGTTGATGAGGGTCGCCCCGGCCGTCTCGACCGCCTTGGCGAGGGCGACGACCTCGTCCAGGGTCGAGCCGTCGGGCACCAGGTCCAGCATCGACAGCCGGTAGATGATGATGAAGTCCTCGCCGACGGCCTCGCGCACCCGGCGCACGATCTCGACCGGGAAGCGCGTCCGGTTCTCGTAGGAGCCGCCCCAGCGGTCGGTGCGGTGGTTGGTCCGCGCGGCGACGAACTCGTTGACCAGGTAGCCCTCGGAGCCCATGATCTCGACGCCGTCGTAGCCGGCCAGGCGGGCGAGGAGGGCGGTGCGCGTGTAGTCGTCGATGGTCCGCTCGATGTCGGCGTCGGTGAGTTCGCGGGGCACGAACCGGCTGATGGGGGCCTTGAGGGGGCTGGGCGCGACCAAGTCGCGATGGTAGGCGTAGCGGCCGAAGTGCAGGATCTGGAGGGCGATCCTGCCGCCCTCGCGATGCACGGCGGCGGTGACGGTCGCGTGCCGCTCGGCCTCCTGCTCGGTGGTGAGCTTGGCGCCGCCCTCGTAGGGCCGCCCCTCCTCGTTCGGGGCGATGCCGCCGGTGACGATGAGCCCCACTCCGCCGCGGGCGCGGGCCGCGTAGAACTCCGCCATCCGCTCGAAGCCTCGGTCGGCCTCCTCGAGGCCGACGTGCATCGAGCCCATGAGGACGCGGTTGGGCAGCGTGGTGAAGCCCAGGTCGAGCGGGCGCAGCAGATGCGGGTAACGGCCC of the Streptomyces sp. NBC_01788 genome contains:
- a CDS encoding cellulose binding domain-containing protein, producing MPLPQRSGRLAGTGPRRLARTTAVLAAALALLSPPSAAAVASAVAQEAPAADVGVRVNTQASLGHMPNTARGVNAAIWDSHMNDPEVAGLMKAADVGAMRYPGGSYADIYHWKTHTAPGGYVAPGTDFDSFMGTVRATGAQPILIANYGSGTPEEAAGWVRYANVTKDYDAQYWEIGNEIYGNGHYGNGWEHDEHEDKSPREYARQVRAYAKAMKAVDPTIKIGAVLTTPGQWPDGVVGEGDPGDWNHTVLSEVTDVIDFVSVHWYAGGSDTTAEDAMTRLTSLPGELREVRSQIDRYAGAGSPRLGIALTEINTNTGGARLTARPNGLFAADAFMTALENGVFTVDWWNTHNGPDQITTVDGETDYGDMGMLSSGSCTGDVCEPATNTPFHPYYGMKMTGELGTAGDTLVATASSAQDVSAHAVHRRDGRLSVLLINKNPDAARTVGLEYTGFTPSAATPEVRRYARGDSDITHVTDGGSSASRVTVPPHGMLTVTLTPQAGTGPGASDAEAPGTPRLEAVTDTTARLSWESARGSARYLVQERDGAHTWLVGETTGTSVTLRNLPPGTTHTVNVLAADASGRLSAPSTPLTFTTGTPPDATCVVTYHRDTGWGNGFVATVTVQNLSDTPITGWTVDWDWPTDRQSVTSGWNATFHQTGRHVRVTAPEDAGPLAPNGGSTASFGFVGANDGPNPEPTVFRLNGTVCSSG
- the dhaK gene encoding dihydroxyacetone kinase subunit DhaK, encoding MKMLINVAETVVADALRGMAAAHPELTVDVENRVVVRRDTPVAGKVALVSGGGSGHEPLHGGFVGPGMLSAACPGEVFTSPVPDQMLRAAAAVDSGAGVLFIVKNYTGDVLNFDMAAELAEDEGIQIAKVLVNDDVAVTDSLYTAGRRGTGATLFVEKIAGAAADEGQPLERVESIGRQVNENSRSFGVALSACTTPAKGSPTFDLPAGELELGIGIHGEPGRERRPMMTSREIADFAVHAILEDMSPRNPVLLLVNGMGATPLLELYGFNAEVHRVLAERGVPVARTLVGNYVTSLDMAGASVTLCQIDEELLRLWDAPVSTPGLRWGR
- the dhaL gene encoding dihydroxyacetone kinase subunit DhaL codes for the protein MLDADFFRRWMTATAVSVAREAEWLTALDSPIGDADHGSNLQRGFTAVRAALEKEDPQTPGAVLVLAGRQLISTVGGASGPLYGTLLRRTGKALGDAAEVSEKHLADALRAGVDGVMTLGGAAPGDKTMIDALVPAVDALGDGFSAARAAAEAGAKATTPLLARKGRASYLGERSIGHQDPGATSSALLIAALAESAAEVA
- a CDS encoding NADPH-dependent 2,4-dienoyl-CoA reductase; this encodes MGRYPHLLRPLDLGFTTLPNRVLMGSMHVGLEEADRGFERMAEFYAARARGGVGLIVTGGIAPNEEGRPYEGGAKLTTEQEAERHATVTAAVHREGGRIALQILHFGRYAYHRDLVAPSPLKAPISRFVPRELTDADIERTIDDYTRTALLARLAGYDGVEIMGSEGYLVNEFVAARTNHRTDRWGGSYENRTRFPVEIVRRVREAVGEDFIIIYRLSMLDLVPDGSTLDEVVALAKAVETAGATLINTGIGWHEARIPTIATSVPRGAYAFATKRLMGRVSVPLVTTNRINTPEVAEQLLADGYADMVSVARPMLADPDFVAKAAAGRPEAINTCIGCNQACLDHTFSGQITSCLVNPRACHETELVLSPTRRRKRVAVVGAGPAGLACAVSAAERGHQVTLFDAADEIGGQLNVARKVPGKQEFGETLRYFRHQLAAHGVDVRLNTRVSAGDLADYDETVVATGVTPRTPDIPGVGHPSVLGYLDVLRDGAAVGEKVAILGAGGIGFDVAEYLTDGGDGASEDPAAYFRLWGVDMDQREPGGLTAPRRPAPPRTVHLLQRSTTKVGAALGTTTGWIHRTELRHRGVTMVPGVRYDRIDDQGLHITVGGASTVLEVDTIVLCTGQEPRRDLYEELVAAGRRPRLIGGADEAAELDAKRAVKQGTELAAAL
- a CDS encoding glycoside hydrolase family 75 protein; the protein is MRAQPLALVAASTALLALTTLPTPTVPYAYRTRGEPAAHGDDGVQAADLLARVRDCTPVSRGHYRLGAGQPATVPVCGLPGAVFWKADMDIDCDGRPTARCNRRTDPQFSPTAAYEQSDGRRLDAARLPYVVLPAPSRIWDHRAHGVGGGSVAAVVYRDRVQYAVVGDIGPREVIGEASYATARRLGIPADPHGGGVRSGVTYIVFQDSRIGAIEDHAAAVATGERLARRLVNSGTATPSAEAPGRRPPVADGGEGDPADE
- a CDS encoding fibronectin type III domain-containing protein; amino-acid sequence: MPGRVVALCGALVLLASCGRNAADDGEGGRLPGAPTGVTAAAGSATSVHVMWNALPAASDIAGYEVYRDATKVTAVPARERMVDVTRLSPSTTYVFTVRARGTDGRLGPRSRPVRARTPAAVAADHSAPSRPLDVRGRAVGSRAVQLSWSRSTDDRGVVSYDVHQGGTKIHSVGGSQTATVVTGLRPGTSYVFTVRARDAADNLSSASAAVRLTTAPGSDGGRATAPSSFRAATHQADGAHYLDLSWVPPHTDGVVTQYQIQLDGQPATSLVWGGTAPREKASYSFYLGREAGVGHRVRIRAMLPDGTWGGFSPERSVTTGKP
- a CDS encoding PTS-dependent dihydroxyacetone kinase phosphotransferase subunit DhaM; amino-acid sequence: MSGEKAVGIVLVSHSAEVASSVLELAKGLAGGAAGVPVAAAGGREDGGLGTSAELVAAAAAAVDQGAGVALLTDLGSAVLTVKALLAEGDELPENTRLLDAPFVEGAVAAVVTAAAGADLDAVEAAASEAYGYRKV